gcactgctgtaactggagcctcgtcgtctcgtctctctatatactggactgtatgtagcggagatgacaataaagtttactttgacttcagcagcgagcagacccaccgagggctctcacgctcacttttcgcgtatagaattttgaaaaaacatcggtgcaaattcaagtctgtatcataatgtctggtgttttcgtgttgttggtttgtttttatttagttttattttgcgagttggttattagatgctgctccagccagccagagaatcccccgccgccccgccctctcctccctgtgccgcaagcagcaggcgcacctcgcaaactgAGGGCGCCGTTACTCCCAGCTAATGGGCGAttgaaaaccgatcggtgcctatgccattcccaatatgcgctggcatgatgtcggggcagcatgagtacaagcatgttttgggttttttttgccgatgcccgtgatgccgccccccaccacgatgccgccccgggcaaccgcccgtgtcgcccgtatctaaaaccgctactgtctATCGCACACTGTTTTTTACTGTGATATTTTTGTTTACTTAGCTTAGTCTAGCAATTGAAACCTACGGGCAATTACTAACCTTACAACAGCACTGAAATGACAtaaaatagtgttttccaaagcgattttAAGAAAATGAACGAACATGTGTAGAtagagtccaaacggttctcatgttttctgatttatttttttttcgaTGTCATCATTTAGGAACGTGTTGGGTACCCGAAACCATAAAATGtggacgatttgtcacctagcgtaaaatattACGCTTAGGGAGTAAGAAGgtgttgctcacacacacacacgcactatAGATTTCAACATACAAGTGGTAATAAAGTTTCGCTCCTTTACAaaagaaaccccaaaacaacaaaactactCACTCTTTTGTTCAGCAAAACACTGACAACCTTCCTCTTTTGagcatcttttctttttccttactcactaaacaaaatttaaaatgcagcTACGCTAACAAGCTCCTAGCAGATAAACAAATTGCTTCATAGATTATGCCAGCAGTCAAATATGTCTAGTACACTGTCAAGAGGACATCCTCTCATCCTCCAAAGTAAATAACTATTTTTACTTTGTTAATTCCAACCTCTGGTAACATGTTTCTCTCAATCACAACACTTAcattatctaaaattaaataaataagcagataataagaagaaaaagaagaggaagaagaagaatattCAAACCTagtttttttctggtttttaaTGACAAGATACTAATAATATACCcatggtaaaaagaaaagtttttgtgtttgttgtaggGCTGTCAAAGTTAGGGGGTTAACGCAGTCAACAcgattaaaaatgtttttaacgCAATCAACCCATCTGGAGCACAGAATGGACAAACATTCGACAAACTGCCCAAAATCGTTGccagagacatttcagggattttgagtcattctgtgCCCGTTGACAGCCCTAGTTTGTtgggttgtttttattttgttttattttgagagctggggcccgttcttcgtacctcgctaagtaagttagccggatttgaatgttgacgatttcgcgtgatcttggatcgttcggttctccgaagctcatctgggacttgctgtcatagcaacagatccgtaagcgtaaacctgcttgggagcaggtttactttatgtaaacaggattagatcgcggccactcaggtatgtccgctgcagttatatgaaagcaacagcgatatttcgccactgttttaccataaataaatattatcaatgtaactaaatataatgcagcatttgatgctcttattgatttcatacagatacatacaggtcatttccgaaaaaaagggaaatgtactattaatcattctattacatgtatttgattatttcagatgtaattcatattttagagtagtaatagtaaattacttcgtgtaatcaagatgagagaccacggctataaaagcgaaggtggatttgggaagtctgtcgcagccatgtcctgtccgtttgtacgcgagcaacccattgccgAAGGTGCAAGGTTGATAAGGAGAGTtctcagaattcagcgtatattgcgggatagacaggaacctttagctcagcgcgacagtgtgctcatagagagatatcgattttcccgtgagggtattatttacttAACCAACTTGTTGGATCCCTATGTTAAGAGTTCCACTCACCGTAGTCAGGCATTAACAACTGCACAAACTGTGTGCATTGCCTTGCGTTTCTTTGCGAGTGGCACGTTTcaggaacaggtaaaagtgatggagtgttatgtgaaactacacacaaaaaacacacaatgccaataaattacacagtacaaaaagcattttaattaaggcaacaaccaaatattttacattgtacAAATAGAATTATGAGCTCATTTACCAGTTATGAaggtgctgctgctactgcaccCCGGCTGCTGGTCTAAGGAAGAGCTGCCCCCGGGGATGCCCTCCACAATGGGTCTGGTGGCATCcaaccctagggccagctcctctgccggggtgtgacgagggggtgcaggaccaccacctgtctttatttgctctgcccttttcttggttgctgttataaacaagcaaacagattattgcagggtctcttttcaagagactaaaagcaatataagtgatagatattaccattctgtagaatattcttatatttcacttttacttgttcccatgttctagtgggtcctgttgtggctctaatgtgaaagaggatataatgtaatataatataatatgatataatataatatggtATCATGTAATATGATATAATAGattacttacgagtttaatttgtcagcaactttctgccagccctctcgccttgcttttgcagtctttgcagtgttcccttgcgttttaattaaactctgaaactcctgaaatccttcaatcaagagttcttgctcttctgccgtaaaatactgagcgcgctccttcgacatcttcgccgaccaatcacagggttgccgatcaatgtttctactatcgatgcgtagccccttttaagccacccagtgatctcacattacttcatccagctatactaatcgtcaacaacaggtgtgttcggagaaccggattagcgagctcaaagttagcgcgatgatttgatcttggatgtgtcatttgatcttggatgtagtaagcgaggtacgaagaacgggcccctgggccctgtttcagaaagccggtttagtgcAAACTCTGAGTAAGTATACCCTGAGTTAACGAAAACTCTGGGTTTTCGGTTTCACAAAGCGAGTTTAGATTAATTCTGAGTGAGTTACTATGACGACACACTCCGTGAAGCTAACCTGCCCCCTAGCAGGTTTACTTCAACTAACCCTGACTGTCTCCGCCTCTTTGTCGGAAATCTGACCGTAGGAAGTGTCAGACATGGCGTGCCCCTTCCTTGAAGAGCCAGTAGATGTGGAAGCCGAAATTCTCCGCAGAGTCCTCCGCCGGGAGAGAGTGATTAGAGCgcgtttggacattttatcatttcctgatgattttctgtgtgaacgttaccgtttttcagcacaatctataatttatttgaataacatcctcaggccttataatgctcatgtgacacatcgcggacattctctcagttctgtgcatattatttgtattgcacttcgtttttttgcaaacgggagctttctgtataatattggtgacgctgagcacgtttccaaggctaccgtctgtcgggcagtcaggaatgttacagttgcactgaaacgtctcctgtactcgtttgtggtgttcccCGGTCATAGACCCACAAGATTTATCAAAGAGGGATTCCACAAAATtgcaggtatcaggatgaacaaaacttaattcatgatgtggtgatacttgaactactacttaaattttacatttattttcagggttcccaggcgtgattggctgtatagatggcactcacattccaatcattgctccttcagtaaatgaaggagactatgtgaacaggaagtctttccacagcattaatgtacaggtacatagttccctgtagcatttcaaactaacaaattatttcattatagTAATGGATGCTAATTTGTGTTCTCTGCACTGTGAAGATCATATGTGATGCTGCCAACATTATCACAAATGTGGAAGCCAAGTGGCCAGGCTCTGTTCATGACTCACGAATTTTTCGTGAATGTACACTGAGCACAAAATTTGGACATGGTGAGttgaaaatactttaaaatatataaagaccAATTGCTACAGGGACATTTGAACTGAAGTGTATCCTTCTGTCTTAGGAGAGTTCACTGGCTACTTGCTTGGTGATAGGGGGTATCCATGTTTACCCTATTTGCTTACCCCTTACCCTGACCCTGAACCGGGACCACAGCAGCGATGTAATCTGGCTCATTGCAGGACTAGAGCCAGAGTTGAAATGACTATCGGAATGCTTAAGGCCCGGTTCCAGTGCCTGCAAAGACTCAGAGTCACCCCAGAAAGGGCATGTGACATTATTGTGGCATGTGTGATTCTTCACAACATTGCCACAATTAGAGGAGAACACTGTCCTTCTGAACCAAACATCAGCAGTGATCCAAACCATGAACATCCTGACCCTCCTACGGACATACAAGATGGAAGAGCAGTCAGAGACACCATATGTCACAATCATTTCCTTTGACCCATCACCTCAACatgttgaaagaaaaataaacagattttttgttCAACTGGCTTTATTGGTCGCCTGTATTTCCTGTACACAAAGTATTAATAAGTATATTAGTATGTtgttcaaacactgaaataattcGTCCATCTCTGACCACTTCACCCACCCTTAACTGATGTTCCAGCAGTAAAATCTCAATCTTGGTCTTTTGGATCTGCTGCTTGAAGTGTTCCATTTCCAAGttgcatttttctattttcttgatCAAGTATTTCCTATACAGCTGCTTTACAGGGAGCTATGGAAACACAGGAAATAGCATTGACATTCATAGTACATGCCTACTTAGGTTGGTTGTAAATCAGTGCTGAACATCTTACTGAGGAAAGGTTTGTTGGAGAAGTGGCTGGACCCTCTTCCTCTGCATTTCCATCATCACTCTGTTAGAGACATAGAAAGTCCATGGTTTTATTATAGTACCACATTTTATTCAATTGTTATATTTTCCATTGTAAGATGTAAACCTCATAAAGTGTCTCTGTTGCTTCCTCCTCTGTAACAGCTGTCAATGTTTCTTCAATTTCCTGTagtaatgaaattaacaacattGCTGTTGTACTGTAAACTCATTTAATCTGTGGAGTATTAAGAGTACTCACAACTGCATGTTGGTCTGGCTCAACAGGAGGCTGCACCAGATGCAGtacaccatcaccatcaactgATAGAATATGAGGTTTATACAGGTCACTTATAACTTACAAGGAACCAAATGGCAATTAACAAACATATACCAATCACCTTACACTTCATTGTCATTATGCTCTCAAAGACAACCAAGACTAAGGGAAGGCAAAATCAGTAGGAAGATAACTTCACTACAAAATAATTCATTATGgtaaagagtttatcaaatgaATGAGTAGCACTGCAAAGGTGACTGTGACAAAAGGATGTATGCACATCAtgtattattttgaatttacCTCTTATGTAGGCACTTGTGTCTTGCGGGGTTATTGACTCAGAGGATGTCCCCGCAGAGATGCCTTCAGCCACAGGGCGCCCACTGTTTTGGCTGAGGGCCAACTGCTCCGCCTctgtgagtggtggtggtggaggacccccacctgtttttcgggcctccgctttttttctgttggctatAACGGGCCACATTTGAGCATACAGAGTATGCAAATATGT
The window above is part of the Pelmatolapia mariae isolate MD_Pm_ZW linkage group LG14, Pm_UMD_F_2, whole genome shotgun sequence genome. Proteins encoded here:
- the LOC134641626 gene encoding putative nuclease HARBI1, which codes for MACPFLEEPVDVEAEILRRVLRRERVIRARLDILSFPDDFLCERYRFSAQSIIYLNNILRPYNAHVTHRGHSLSSVHIICIALRFFANGSFLYNIGDAEHVSKATVCRAVRNVTVALKRLLYSFVVFPGHRPTRFIKEGFHKIAGFPGVIGCIDGTHIPIIAPSVNEGDYVNRKSFHSINVQIICDAANIITNVEAKWPGSVHDSRIFRECTLSTKFGHGEFTGYLLGDRGYPCLPYLLTPYPDPEPGPQQRCNLAHCRTRARVEMTIGMLKARFQCLQRLRVTPERACDIIVACVILHNIATIRGEHCPSEPNISSDPNHEHPDPPTDIQDGRAVRDTICHNHFL
- the LOC134641628 gene encoding uncharacterized protein LOC134641628; its protein translation is MKYKNIVQTANRKKAEARKTGGGPPPPPLTEAEQLALSQNSGRPVAEGISAGTSSESITPQDTSAYIRVDGDGVLHLVQPPVEPDQHAVEIEETLTAVTEEEATETLYESDDGNAEEEGPATSPTNLSSLPVKQLYRKYLIKKIEKCNLEMEHFKQQIQKTKIEILLLEHQLRVGEVVRDGRIISVFEQHTNILINTLCTGNTGDQ